Proteins encoded in a region of the Flavobacterium sp. MDT1-60 genome:
- the gldL gene encoding gliding motility protein GldL encodes MALLSKKAMNFAYGMGAAVVIIGALFKITHFEIGPLTGTLMLSVGLVTEALIFALSAFEPVDEELDWTLVYPELANGEARKKSDKVETPTDAQGLLSQKLDAMLKEAKIDGELMSSLGNSIKNFEGAAKAISPTVDSIAGQKKYAEEMSMAAAQMESLNSLYKVQLESASRNAQANSEIADNASKLKEQMQSMTANIASLNSVYGGMLSAMSNKG; translated from the coding sequence ATGGCATTATTAAGTAAAAAAGCAATGAATTTCGCTTATGGTATGGGAGCGGCAGTAGTAATCATTGGAGCATTATTCAAAATTACTCACTTTGAAATCGGACCATTAACAGGAACGTTAATGCTTTCTGTTGGATTAGTAACTGAGGCGTTAATCTTTGCTCTTTCTGCTTTCGAACCAGTAGATGAAGAATTAGACTGGACTCTTGTTTACCCTGAATTAGCGAATGGCGAGGCTAGAAAAAAATCTGACAAAGTAGAGACTCCAACTGACGCCCAAGGATTGTTGTCTCAAAAATTAGATGCAATGTTGAAAGAAGCTAAAATTGACGGTGAATTAATGTCAAGCTTAGGAAACAGCATCAAAAATTTCGAAGGAGCTGCAAAAGCAATTTCTCCAACGGTAGATTCTATTGCAGGACAAAAGAAATATGCTGAAGAAATGTCTATGGCAGCTGCACAAATGGAATCTTTAAATAGCTTATACAAAGTACAATTAGAAAGTGCTTCAAGGAATGCACAAGCAAATAGCGAAATCGCTGACAATGCTTCTAAATTAAAAGAACAAATGCAATCAATGACTGCAAACATTGCTTCTTTAAACAGTGTTTATGGTGGTATGCTTTCTGCAATGAGTAACAAAGGATAA
- the gldK gene encoding gliding motility lipoprotein GldK: MKKFFAFAAILTLVIGCGKSGDKGELVGVTGGKWHPEKPYGMTLVPGGSFIMGKSDADLANVEDAPTKTVTVRSFYMDETEITNSEYRQFVEWVKDSTMRVRLAILADETGQKAAGDGKGKKAGSIADYAFNDSEPDKMTAYDKYMYDNYYSVGTKDDPYAGRKLNKKVKLIKDTKAYPDEYYTEVMDSMYLPIEESYNGLRTIDVNKLKFRYSWMDIQAAAKAKVGKRKDFVKTEQIGIYPDTTVWIKDFAYSYNEPMHNDYFWHKAYGDYPVVGVTWKQAKAFCAWRTLNKNSYIKSKKKGRDLVNAFRLPTEAEWEYAARGGLESATYPWGGPYTKSDRGCFLANFKPSRGDYAADEALYTVEAKSYDVNGYGLYNMAGNVSEWTDSAYNPNAYEYVSTMNPNVIDGNNQRKVVRGGSWKDVAYFLQVSTRDHEYADSARSYIGFRTVQDYMGTQVTGGKKKK; the protein is encoded by the coding sequence ATGAAGAAGTTTTTTGCATTTGCAGCAATATTAACACTAGTAATCGGCTGTGGTAAGTCAGGTGACAAGGGTGAGTTAGTTGGTGTTACAGGAGGGAAATGGCATCCTGAGAAACCTTATGGAATGACATTAGTTCCAGGTGGATCCTTTATCATGGGTAAATCAGATGCTGATTTAGCTAATGTAGAAGACGCTCCAACTAAAACGGTAACAGTTCGTTCATTTTATATGGATGAAACTGAGATCACAAATAGCGAGTATCGTCAGTTTGTGGAGTGGGTAAAAGACTCTACAATGAGAGTTCGTTTGGCTATTTTAGCTGATGAAACAGGACAGAAAGCTGCTGGTGACGGTAAAGGTAAAAAGGCAGGTAGTATTGCTGATTATGCATTTAATGATTCTGAACCGGATAAAATGACGGCATACGATAAATATATGTATGATAATTACTACAGTGTAGGAACGAAAGATGATCCATATGCTGGTAGAAAATTAAACAAAAAAGTTAAGTTAATTAAAGATACTAAAGCTTATCCGGATGAGTATTATACTGAAGTAATGGATTCTATGTATTTGCCAATTGAAGAATCATATAATGGTTTAAGAACAATTGATGTGAATAAATTGAAATTCCGTTATTCATGGATGGATATTCAGGCTGCTGCTAAAGCTAAAGTTGGAAAAAGAAAAGACTTCGTTAAAACAGAACAAATCGGAATTTATCCTGATACAACAGTTTGGATTAAAGATTTCGCTTATTCTTATAATGAGCCAATGCATAATGATTATTTCTGGCACAAAGCTTATGGAGATTATCCTGTAGTTGGTGTTACCTGGAAACAGGCTAAAGCTTTCTGTGCATGGAGAACTTTAAATAAAAATAGTTATATTAAATCTAAGAAAAAAGGACGTGATTTAGTAAATGCTTTCAGATTACCTACAGAGGCAGAATGGGAGTATGCTGCAAGAGGAGGTCTGGAATCTGCAACTTACCCTTGGGGAGGTCCTTACACTAAGAGTGACAGAGGATGTTTCTTAGCAAACTTCAAACCAAGCAGAGGAGATTATGCTGCTGATGAGGCATTATATACAGTAGAAGCTAAATCTTATGATGTAAATGGTTACGGATTGTATAATATGGCAGGAAACGTTTCAGAATGGACTGACTCTGCTTATAATCCAAATGCATATGAATATGTTTCAACGATGAATCCAAACGTTATCGACGGAAACAATCAAAGAAAAGTGGTTCGTGGTGGATCCTGGAAAGACGTTGCTTATTTCCTACAAGTAAGTACACGTGATCACGAATATGCTGACTCTGCAAGAAGTTACATTGGTTTCAGAACTGTACAAGATTACATGGGAACTCAGGTAACTGGCGGAAAAAAGAAAAAGTAA
- a CDS encoding formimidoylglutamase, with product MEFDFLEPVNDGILQFISSLSSQELGSKIVLHTQDQFPDISKVNIAIVGVLEDRRNINMVNEVNLNAVRKKLYSMFPGNWDASIADLGDILAGDSVEDTYFALKKVTAALIKNKVIPIVVGGSQDLTYALYRAYDDLEQMVNMVAVDNRFDFGKENETVSANSYLTKIIIDEPNNLFNYCNIGYQTYYNSQEEIDLIEKLFFDAYRLGEISNNIALAEPVFRDADLVTIDLNSVKSSDSGNNISFEPNGFNGKEICSLSRYAGISDKVSSFGIFNHNSTVYESAMIAQIIWYFIEGYHYRSKEYPFGSRTNYLKYIVPLEDEELIFYKSDKTERWWIEIPFVSNGNNKLKRNTLLPCSYEEYLCACNQELPERWWKAQRKNAL from the coding sequence ATGGAATTTGATTTTCTAGAACCAGTTAACGACGGAATTTTACAATTCATTAGTTCGTTGTCTTCACAAGAATTGGGTAGCAAAATTGTTTTGCATACTCAGGATCAATTTCCTGATATTAGCAAGGTAAACATAGCTATAGTAGGTGTTTTAGAAGATCGAAGAAATATTAACATGGTTAATGAAGTTAACCTGAATGCAGTTAGGAAAAAGTTGTATAGTATGTTTCCTGGCAACTGGGATGCATCTATTGCTGATTTGGGTGATATCCTTGCGGGAGATTCTGTAGAAGATACTTATTTTGCGTTAAAAAAAGTAACTGCTGCTTTAATTAAGAATAAAGTAATTCCTATAGTCGTTGGAGGTTCGCAAGATTTAACCTATGCTTTGTATCGTGCGTATGATGATTTAGAGCAAATGGTAAATATGGTTGCTGTAGATAATCGATTTGATTTTGGTAAGGAAAATGAAACGGTTTCGGCCAATTCGTATCTGACGAAAATCATTATAGATGAACCAAATAACCTGTTTAACTATTGTAATATAGGATATCAAACCTACTATAACTCACAGGAAGAAATTGATTTGATTGAAAAGTTGTTCTTTGATGCTTATCGTTTAGGTGAAATTTCAAATAATATTGCTTTGGCAGAACCCGTTTTTAGGGATGCTGATTTGGTTACTATTGATTTGAATTCGGTAAAATCTTCAGATTCAGGTAACAATATTTCTTTTGAGCCTAATGGTTTCAATGGAAAAGAGATTTGTTCGCTTTCAAGATATGCCGGAATTAGTGATAAAGTTTCATCATTTGGAATCTTTAATCACAATAGTACCGTATATGAGTCGGCAATGATCGCCCAAATTATTTGGTATTTTATTGAAGGATATCATTATCGTTCTAAAGAATATCCATTTGGCAGCAGAACTAACTATCTGAAATACATTGTGCCGCTGGAAGATGAAGAACTTATTTTTTACAAAAGTGATAAGACAGAACGTTGGTGGATCGAAATTCCGTTTGTATCAAATGGGAACAATAAATTGAAAAGAAATACGTTATTACCGTGTTCTTATGAAGAATATTTGTGTGCTTGTAACCAAGAATTGCCGGAAAGATGGTGGAAAGCACAAAGAAAAAATGCTTTATAA